From the Helianthus annuus cultivar XRQ/B chromosome 17, HanXRQr2.0-SUNRISE, whole genome shotgun sequence genome, the window GGGTCCGATGCTCGTACGACAATTAATCTTAACGACGATGATGAGGAGTTCGAACAACCAGAGGAGCTGCCTCGACCAAGGGGTCGGGATAAAAGTAAGGCAGCGGCACGAGGAAAGGGTACTTCAACGTCATCGGATGAGCCGTCAAAGTTGGGCGAGTTCCATACAAGTCTCAACAAAATGATCTCGATCAGGGAAAAGGACCAAGAAATGAAGATGCAGAAACTAATCCAGAAAGACTTGGATTTTCTAGCGAAAGATTTTTCACATCTAACGGAGACGGATCAACGCATTATGGAGGCTCGCAAGAATCAAATTAGGGCgaaatatatgtagtttttttttctagtaccttcttattttttttaatgatgtttttttttgtgatgttttttattttttttaggatgaaattatggtttttttttaattttctagttatATAAAATGGCCATTtaatttaaaaaagtaaaatgtaaaaataaaaaataattaggtaatgatgacgGGGCTCCATCACACACCCTGCAAATTAAAGGGGGGGGGTTATAAAGCCCCCTGGCTGACGTGACGTCTAGGTGGCGCTGAAGTGTCCTTTATAACATGCAATGGGCTCCATCCCTCACCCTCTAGCCTAATGAACCATGCTATAAGATTTGACTATTTTTTTAGATATTTAATAGTATAACTACATTAACCCACAAACACCATTAACACCCTAAACATAACGGGTGGAATTAGCTTGCATTAAAGATAATAACACCTACTCGACTTAATCAAATCAACATGTGCACGGGCTTAAACAACTCATGCTAGTCTCAACGTGGGCTAAAGCCCATTATTAAAACTGACCCAAAACCAAAAGACCTATTACAGATAAAACAACAGTTTGTTCTACGTTACTCTTTTATTATTGTTGGCAACCTAGCATTCATTCCTCCTTACACCAATTGTCGCAGTGCATATTACACATAAAGTCTGTCTTCCAACACGTTTCAGCGCCCCAATCTTCATAGCAGCAATACGTTTTTGCAAGAATATCACCACTATTTTGTCTTGTTAGTTGTTTTGTCTCCTTGATCTCACTTCTGCTTCctataaacaaacaaagaactAGTATCAATTCTCATAACATATAATGTTTGCATTTATATTTGTTTTATGCTAAGATAAGACTATCCGTAATGGGCGTCTTCTCCGGCGTCTTTCCCCCCAAACACGCCCAACATGCCCGTCCCCCACCCCCATGGCGTTTTCCGGCGTGATTTAAAACACGCTCAAATGTCCCTCTCTTCAAAGTGTTGGTCAATGAGTTTTTTCCATGTCAAATAcaattaattttaaattaaaaaaacaagaaaataataaTTGAGTAATCATTGATGGGGCATTATTAGGCATTATCCCACTACGCCCATTTGTGAAAAATGCCCATAATGCCCCTTTGCTGTGGGACGGCACGTGTCGCACAATGCCCAtgggtgggggcattattcatgtgtaccactacacatggtctaatagtTGTTAAACAATTAATGCATGCTACTTGTGCTATTAATAAACCCCTTTTTGTCTGCTTTGACACCCTGTATACTGcgatatacgacccgtataatcTCATATGACCAACAAAAAGAATGGTATACCTATACGACTGACAAAAGATGGGTATTTGACCCGCATAATCCCATGCGACCGACAAAAAACGGGTATCGTATAAACAAGGGATAAAAACAAGTATACGACTGTATAGGCCTGTACGTCCGACAAAAAAAATCCATGACGGGTATACTAATCCCATACGTGTCGTATGCCTGTCAGAGTGTCAAAATAGACTTTGGTGTGCAGGATTAGGCGCAGGGGCGGAGCTACCTTATGCCGGGGGGCAACGCCCGCTACGGCTTGGCGCGGAAATATTTGGAAAagttagtgtaaattttggaaaaatttgaggttttttcgatttcgttacggcttatttataaaacgttacggcttggcggattttctagatccgccactaaTTAGGCGGAGCCTTATAGTAACAATAATTTTACCAGAACGATCTCCCTTCTCAGACACGATTTGACTCCCCTCAAAGAAGAACTTGTCGTACAATAtctacaaaaaataaaaatgagcTACAGATTCACACATTATGCATCAAATTACTTCACTTACAGTAGCGTAGGAAGATGCATAAATCTGTGAAACCAAACAACCAATGATCAGAAGAAAACAACAAAACTGCAAAGAACGCATTTTCCTTAATTATCAAAAATCTAGTGGATTTGTTGAGTTAGAGAAGAAGATTTTGGGTCCATATATAAGATAGATCCGGAGAGGAGTTGTGTCGAGCCAGCCAATTAGCATTTGACACGTAGGATGTTAGTAAATAACAAATGTTACACTTTCGATATTCACATTATCTATCTATATGTACCTCCTTATCAGTTTGTCCACATGGCATTGTCTTCCTATGCCAAAACTAGATTTTTTAGATTTCTTTGACATGCTGTTATGTTATCCATCAAATGGTTCAATCATTCTTTTAACGTGATGAAAGACCCCATGTTGTTGGGTATCAATCAAGAAAGAAGACGAAATCTGATAGGAACAGTAGAAAGAAACAGTATAATTGCAGTGGTTTTTACACTGGTTTCATACGAGGTATGCCCACCATGAAGTGTGTTTTTATCTTCCATATATTTTGCTAGGTAGTTCTCAAAGGTCATATGACCTATAGGCTTTTAAACGAACCGAATGTTCGGTGAACCGTTTGGCAGGAAATTCGTTCATGTTCATTtattaataaatgaacgaacatgaacatttTTTTTGTTCctttaataaacgaacaaacatgaacagtgTCCCGTTTGTTCATTTACGTTCATGAACGATCGTTTATGCCCGTTCATTTACGTTCGTTTATGTCCGTTCATTTAAATtcgttcgttcgtgttcgtttatgtccgtttgtttatgtttatcttTTAAATTTAGTGATTACTAATTAAATTTAAAAATCtacttaattttttttatcatccCATAACTAGCTTTGAATTTCCGATTTCAAAACTTTCTTTTATATGGTATTAATATATTTGATTTATATTTTCCAATTTAAAAGTAATCTTTTCCATTATATGAAACGTGAATTAAGGTTTACCTATATTTAGGTTCTTCTTCTCCTCTACTATTGCTACACAATTCAAGGTCTTGTTCAGTAATGTTGGTTATGATTTGTTATGTTCTTTTATGTTCAATTATGTGTgttttgtaggtccctcggaggttgagatgaaacctaatccttgttatgttaacacactagcaagtgcggaatccaagctagagtgcaaccgagttgagacaagcacaaacacaagacacacaaggttcaccgattaacaccacttgtattaatgcgactgaaaggttccggttacaagcacaaggtttacaaatcagtattgcaaactctctaatgtgtgtgttcttgacagaagtgTCTCTCAAGTGTTTTCAAATGTCTCTACTGAaaagaacacactgcatgggtatatatacccagcacagcaagtctggtcgaaggatcaggaatactgatcgaaagatcatctttcgatcagactgccatcgaaggattcacagggacctcgaaggatgatctatcgaggtccatccatcgaaggttcaactttcgagctcatcgaaggatctaaactatccttcgatgagacatccttcgacacagacaagTGATTATCATgcactaactgtttggccaagtcaaaccaggaggatggttgacttggtcaaacttacaagactaacaacgGACATCGTTTAATATCGACACGATACAGAGTTTAGaaaaagtacagacacaagtgcaccaacaaactcccccttggctgtagctttgtctcgatcttgatcatctttgatcttcgtgtcttcaggactctgatgtcctttcaagtcttcaatgtcggaggatcttcaaagtcttcacgtcttgaaagcagagagtgtatcaacaaactacccgtatcatgtaggaagtgtgttgacaaactcccccttaacataagctcccccttgagttatgcttgtGAAAGACTTGATCATtatagcttgagatccttgtggtgttgatgatggtcagcggcaactcgatcaacttcatcttttgagtgccttcacgtcgtgtcttcattccaaagcttgtcatcgaccatgttctcctagcctttagaatctgcacatgcaagaaatctaaacgcgtaatgagaacaactgcttggaatagttagtataaacaaatgacacacgaatgaccatgtcacaatcaaacaccgtccgacagtttgaaagtttaataaatttctcaattttagaattaactttcaaaacttgcaaatttcgaccgtttatgaagatttagtcaattcggttttcgttcaggtttcaggtaacgaagactcgagctccaacatcgtacgatcgaaaatagagtagaaataaaatctttttggcttttataaagtttatattaaaacacacctaaaatctttttggtatttttgaataaattaaaagacaacaattttaatatcctttgagtgttatcaaacgacatcaccgctaatgtcgtgctgatatgcaccaaacgacgaaactgtttaaaataagataataaaagttaagcagtaaataaatatatacagacattctttttgcgagtttcgagggtaagagaatcatatcagtgtacggtcatgtcaaaacactcttgttgttcagttagttaacattaaaataagcatcctataacaattatcgatattgttgtccacttaagctcaacttatcagatgtaatcatggcgaggggatacgttaaggtatgatttatacttaccgaccggtgttcatccacatcacgacacattcccgtatcaaggtatgcacgagaattcatcttaccggtgagtatactgattatcatctgtttgaccgtatatgatgtgagatactcacttattttgatttgaaaacaagccctatgtgatagaatcacttattgatgaggaacttgattttcatatgcatgaaggcacaggagcaagtccgtgacaggtcagtacttccgtacagcagagagacgaacttgactcccggataaatgtgatattttatcacttatttgatatggacatgtgattgtttatcacttattgaggtcgaatgcagcatgagatatgtacacgtatgtatagtatcatggaagatctagacttgcgtccccgttatttttcggtataagatacaaccatgatacccagatgataagcagcataaagaccgaatatctcagaacctcggcaatctatcaaacgaaatttcggtactaagaccatatgccaatgaatggttcccacctggtcttcagtcgatttaagtttatatcaccctgcacactttaaaatgattgtgagcctaccgatacatcttatataaagctgcttatcgtttttcatttaaggtttaaagaggtttgaaaagaccactgatgtactatcattttctcttttgctcgccaggaaactcatttttgtttttctattgtttttgtgttttt encodes:
- the LOC110944777 gene encoding glutathione S-transferase T3-like translates to MGRGVYRRPDSLSGKWGAMRTKISNFNNIHTNLVNNKRRKSGSSDVDVMTQAHSDYRVYHGHHFTHVNAWELLRKSPKWHLVPPFDPTRPRSKRSKSTSTTEPSGSDARTTINLNDDDEEFEQPEELPRPRGRDKSKAAARGKGTSTSSDEPSKLGEFHTSLNKMISIREKDQEMKMQKLIQKDLDFLAKDFSHLTETDQRIMEARKNQIRAKYM
- the LOC110865509 gene encoding uncharacterized protein LOC110865509, with amino-acid sequence MRSLQFCCFLLIIGCLVSQIYASSYATILYDKFFFEGSQIVSEKGDRSGSRSEIKETKQLTRQNSGDILAKTYCCYEDWGAETCWKTDFMCNMHCDNWCKEE